A genomic segment from Malus domestica chromosome 05, GDT2T_hap1 encodes:
- the LOC103419600 gene encoding uncharacterized protein: protein MPQAISTLQMEYWKTLTVRPDLMKERVDSSLPDQKEREDSSRLDQKEREDRLKKMEELNDSYKYAMNGECERLKEDLEKNREKLLYKMTVDGDTVFHLAASLSSKYPQAREVLQMVISKLNSTNDKIKALRVPNKYGNNTLHEVSVSGNKEAAEYLVNNFNEPLPEEVKISTSSTDKDKRWKARDSENYALQLLETRNYLGETPLFRAAALGHTDLVKFYAGKLPEENLWRHFHRDDKMSLLHITVIVEHFETALWLLEKYPYLALLKEDKGLTSLQLLAQMPTAFEHQFEQSKWKMLIYKCLPVGGDVVAPNQKDDVESSMDSNHPRQSIFRNNLAVVMKAYYSLWDSLAKVGTQDRIIYRIWKTKKNKKSLNELIRLLVKREDYSWLTTDKEWEVEIRTINLGSGEKPEPNKDGDDGGKKGKPAAEEIESRKEARNEVYNSSPLLIATIKGIVPIVREILEQRPQAVEHVNLYERNILHLAIKNRKEKILDLIKSKPTLMSKLNERIDLNGNTILHQAADRTYYSIAVSQKLIGPAMQLQEELRWMLRIKEIVPPHYIMHHNNNNQTAEEFFNVEHEKLLKSAQKWVKETAQSCSTVAVLVATVVFAAAYAIPGGFNDESGRPIFQDNPLFLLFTCMDVVSITCSLSSVAFFLSVLSSPLEYPHFVSSIPTKIMTGFILLFFSMATTMLAFAATILLLIRVKKKWTESLLYPIAFFPVPFFALLQFPMYQSLITMVQKIHAWFEKPICGFLGLRNKRSGSIWGKKKVY from the exons ATGCCCCAAGCTATTAGTACACTACAAATGGAGTACTGGAAAACGCTAACGGTTCGGCCGGATCTGATGAAAGAGAGAGTGGATAGCTCTTTGCCGGatcagaaagagagagaggatagCTCTCGGTTGGatcagaaagagagagaggatagATTAAAGAAAATGGAAGAGTTGAACGATTCCTATAAATATGCCATGAATGGGGAATGTGAAAGGCTGAAGGAAGACTTGGAGAAGAATCGGGAAAAACTGCTCTATAAAATGACAGTGGACGGGGACACTGTATTTCACCTTGCGGCTTCTCTCAGCAGCAAATATCCACAAGCTAGAGAAGTTCTCCAAATGGTTATCAGTAAACTCAATTCAACTAATGACAAGATAAAAGCTCTGAGGGTTCCGAATAAGTACGGAAACAATACTCTCCATGAGGTGAGTGTGTCCGGCAATAAGGAAGCGGCAGAGTACTTGGTGAATAACTTCAACGAGCCACTTCCGGAAGAGGTCAAGATCAGTACTAGTAGTACTGATAAAGACAAGCGGTGGAAggctcgagattcagagaactaTGCGCTGCAGCTGCTGGAGACTCGGAACTATTTAGGAGAAACTCCGCTCTTCAGGGCGGCTGCTCTCGGTCACACTGACTTGGTCAAGTTTTATGCCGGCAAACTGCCGGAGGAAAATCTTTGGAGGCACTTCCACAGAGATGACAAAATGTCCCTTCTTCATATCACAGTCATTGTGGAACATTTcg AGACTGCTCTTTGGTTACTGGAGAAATACCCATATTTAGCGCTACTAAAGGAAGATAAAGGATTGACAAGCCTTCAGTTGCTAGCCCAAATGCCAACTGCCTTTGAGCACCAGTTTGAACAAAGCAAATGGAAGATGCTAATTTATAAAT GCCTCCCTGTTGGAGGAGATGTGGTCGCACCAAATCAGAAGGATGATGTGGAGAGCAGCATGGATAGTAACCATCCCCGTCAATCCATCTTTCGGAACAATCTTGCAG TTGTCATGAAGGCTTACTATTCACTATGGGACTCCCTTGCTAAAG TAGGCACGCAGGACAGGATAATCTATAGGATATGGAAgaccaagaaaaataaaaaatcactaaatgaaCTCATCCGATTGCTCGTCAAGAGGGAGGACTATTCTTGGTTGACTACTGACAAGGAATGGGAAGTAGAGATCAGGACCATTAATCTGGGATCAGGGGAAAAACCTGAACCTAATAAAGATGGTGATGATGGAGGCAAAAAAGGAAAACCAGCCGCAGAAGAAATCGAATCGAGAAAGGAGGCGAGGAATGAAGTTTACAACTCTTCCCCATTGCTTATAGCAACTATCAAAGGAATTGTACCCATTGTGCGAGAGATACTTGAGCAGCGTCCTCAAGCAGTCGAGCATGTTAACCTTTACGAACGCAACATTTTGCATCTGGCCATTAAGAACCGTAAGGAAAAGATCCTTGATCTTATCAAAAGCAAACCAACTCTGATGTCGAAGCTGAATGAGAGGATAGATCTCAATGGAAACACCATATTGCACCAGGCTGCAGATAGAACTTACTACTCTATAGCAGTGTCTCAGAAATTAATAGGCCCTGCCATGCAATTGCAAGAAGAGCTGCGCTGGATGCTG CGTATAAAAGAGATAGTACCGCCTCATTACATCATgcaccacaacaacaacaaccagaCAGCGGAGGAGTTTTTCAACGTTGAGCATGAAAAGCTTTTGAAGTCCGCACAAAAATGGGTAAAAGAAACGGCTCAATCATGCTCAACCGTGGCGGTGCTAGTGGCCACTGTGGTCTTTGCAGCCGCCTATGCCATTCCTGGGGGTTTTAACGACGAAAGTGGCCGTCCTATTTTCCAGGATAATCCTCTCTTTTTGCTCTTCACCTGCATGGACGTTGTGTCCATTACATGCTCACTATCTTCAGTGGCATTCTTTCTCTCTGTCCTCTCCTCCCCTCTCGAGTACCCACATTTCGTTAGCAGCATTCCTACCAAGATCATGACAGGATTCATCTTGCTCTTCTTCTCCATGGCAACCACCATGCTCGCCTTTGCTGCCACCATTTTGCTCTTGATTCGGGTCAAGAAGAAATGGACCGAGTCTTTACTTTACCCTATTGCCTTTTTTCCAGTCCCTTTTTTTGCCCTGCTTCAATTTCCTATGTATCAATCTCTCATAACCATGGTTCAGAAAATTCATGCCTGGTTTGAAAAACCCATTTGTGGCTTTCTTGGCTTACGCAATAAGAGATCGGGATCAATATGGGGGAAGAAAAAGGTGTATTGA